The Siansivirga zeaxanthinifaciens CC-SAMT-1 region ATCGATTTACGTAATAAAGATGTTTCAGGTAAAGATGCCGAGCAAGCCTTAGTAAAAGCAGACATTACCGTAAATAAAAACATGGTACCTTTCGATACCCGTTCGCCATTTGTAACCTCAGGAATCCGTATTGGTGCAGCTGCCATTACCACACGAGGTTTAAAAGAAGCCGAGATGGTAACCATCGTAGAACTAATCGACGAAGTAATTACAAATTACCAAGACGATGCCGTTTTAGAAGCTGTAAAAGAAAAAGTAAATGCACTTATGGCAAACAGACCATTATTCGTAGCATAACAAATACATTATATTATTTAAAAATCCCGCTCTATGAGTGGGATTTTTTGTTTTTGGGCGTTACCACAAGGGTCGGGTTTTACGCTGCAAGTCCGCGCTCGTACCTCGCTGTGGGCTTTCCGCTTCAACCCCTAACGCAAGTTATCAGTTAGGTTATATGCTAAAAAATAAGTTAGTTTTCCTCAGGAAAAGTAATGTGTTGGTAAGCTCCTAAATCGGGAGATGTTGTTCTGTTAACATTTAAAATATCCACCGGAACCTCATTTGCAAATACAACGAATCCTTTATTTATTGCCGCCGAATCATCGCCAATAATAAGCATATTTTCGTTCGCATTCTTAAAATTAGGGTCTAAATTAAATATATTCCCTTCGTAGTGATTTGTATCTGTTAAGTCGTAATTAGGCCCCGTAAAATTGTTAAATTCATCGTTAAAACGAATTAAGCAATTCGTGAATTTAAAATTAAAATTAACCGCATCATCTTGAATTTCATCTAAAAGAATTTCAGGATTGTCGTTTCCGTAAATAATACAGTTATTAAAATTAGCTTCCGATAAATCGGTAAGCGTGGCATTATTTTCTTCATCAACAATAAAATTATTTAATAGTAGCGCTGGAAATTGTCTCGAGCTATTATTCCAATAGTTTGCAATCGTGGCATGTGTAAAATTGTATCGCCCACCAAAAGTGCCCGCAAACGACGACTGTCCGCTATTGTTAATAACGACATTTTCTCCAGTTATAGATGTGCTTCTTCCTAAAATACCGAAACTACTAGAATTATAAATTTGCGAGTTTGTAATTTTTAATTTTTCACCAGCAACATCAGGATCGCCATCACATAAAATACCAATCGTAGCATTTTTTATAGTCGCGTAATTTATGGTATTGTTTAAACTGCCTTCAAAAAGCCAAATGGTTCCCCATTGTCCTGGAACTTCAGAAAATTCGGGCTCCAAACGATCGCCTTCAAAAATCACTTCATTTTCTAAGGCTTCAGTATCGGTGCTTAATGCCCCATTAACTTTTAAAGACGATCCTTCTGTAATAATTAAACCAGAATTTCTATGAAAATACAATCTTGCACCAGCATCAATTGTTAAGGTTTCTCCATTGGGTACCGCTGCAAATCCATAAATTACATAGGGTTTTTCATTTGTAAAAGTGAGTTCTTCGGGTAGTAATTCTCTACCTTGAATATCGGTGTCTATTTGATCACCATTAATGTCGAGCTTCAACGTTTCAATAACTTTGGTAGTATTATCGCGGTTGGGATAAATAAAAATAGCGTCTTGTACTAAAGTCACTAATTCTACTTTTTGCAAATTACTGCCGGCATCAAACTCAATTTGGTCGGTATATAAAAACTTACCATTGTTGGCTGCAGTTTGAGTGATATCTATGGTTGTTTCAATAAAAATATAAATACTGTCTTTCGCTTGAATTTCAATATTATTAAACACTTTTCCAGAAAGCCCATCAACATTTAATCTGTAATTAGAACCTTCTCCAAGTGCTAATTTTAACGACGGAATAACAATATCATCATCACTTCGGTTATATACTTTTAAGTTGTATGTACTCGAGCCAATATTATTAAAAACAGTATCAAGATAAACGGTATCTTTTGAAAACTCTAAATTTCCTGTGCTTGGTGAAAATTCGAAATCTTTACGACAAGAACTCCAAAGACTTAAAAAGATAACAGTACAGGCTAGGTATATAAATTGTTTCATTAAATAATGATAATATTAAAATTATAATATCTCAAAAATATAACTTTTGATTTTAACAAATAGTATAGTATGCATATAATTAAATAAAAAACCATCACTAAAGCGATGGTTTTATTTGTATAATAATTTTTAGCGGTAATTTATTAGCCTACTAAATCGCGAACCATTTTAGCCGCAATCTCTGGCGTTATATCACGTTGTGGCGAACCAAACATTTCGTAACCCACCATAAATTTTTTAACTGTTGCACTACGTAACAAAGGCGGATAAAAACTCATGTGCCAATGCCAGTGTGAATTTGCTTCGCCATTGGTTGGGGCTTGATGAATTCCGCTGGAGTAGGGGAACGACGTGTTAAACAGTTTGTCGTACGCTTTCGTTATAACCGCTATAGCTTCGGCAAATAATAAGCTTTCAGTATTTTCTATATCAAGAATACTGGTTTGATGTTTTTTAGGAACAATCATAGTCTCGAAAGGCCAAATAGCCCAAAACGGTACCAAAACCACAAAGGCTTCATTCTCGAAAATAATACGTTCTTTTTGTATTAACTCTTGTGAAATATAATTTTTTAAAAGACTCGCTTTGTTGGTTTCAAAATAGTTGCGTTGTTGCAGGTCTTTTTTGTAAACTTCGTTGGGTAGTGTCGACTGGCTCCATATTTGTCCGTGTGGATGCGGATTACTACAACCCATTACAGCACCTTTGTTTTCAAAAATCTGAACATAATTTATAAGTGGGTTTTCACCAAGTTCTTTATATTCTTTTTGCCAGGTTAAAACAACTTTTTCAATGTCTTTTGGGGCCATATCTGCCAAACTTTTAGAATGGTCTGGACTAAAACATATTACTTTACAAATGCCTTGTTCACTTTGCGCAATTAATAAACCATCGTTTACATTAAAAGATTTTGAAGAAGTTTGAAGTGCAGCAAAATCGTTTGTAAAAACAAACACATCTTTATAATCTGGGTTTATTTCTCCGTTAATACGTGTATTTCCTGCGCATAAATAACAACTTTTGTCGTGCGATGGTCGAACTTCGTTATTAACGGCTTCGTTTTGTCCTTGCCATGGGCGTTTTGCTCGATGTGGCGATACCAGCACCCATTCGCCCGTTAGTACATTGAATCTTTTATGTGAGTAATCTTGTAAATCTGTATTCATTTTAAATCTCATTAGGCATTAATAACTCCTGTTCCGTCCGATAGTTCTACAGAGTAAATCGAACACTCTTTATTAAATTTGGTTTTATATGCTTTCGCTATATGTTCCTTAAATGCTTCAACGGCATGGCTAGCAATTAAATTTATAGTACAACCTCCAAAACCGCCACCCATCATTCTAGCTCCTAAAATGCTAGCGTTTAATTTAGCTTGTTCAACTAAAAAATCCAATTCGTCGCAACTTACTTGATATTGGTTTTGTAATCCTTCATGCGACCCGTAAATAAGTTGTCCTAATGTTACTAAATTTCCTTCGGTCATTGCTTTTGAAGCCAATTCTGCACGCTGGTTTTCTTGAATAACAAATAATGCTTTTTGAAAATCTTCTTCAGTTAATTTATCTTTTATCGATTCTAAATCTTTTTCGGTGGCATCTCTAAGAGCTTTTATGCCTAATAGTTTTGATGTGTTTTCGCAAACCGAGCGTCTATCGTTATACGCGCTGTCCGATAAGCTATGCTTCACATTGGTATTTATTAGCATAAGTTCATAACCATCAAAATTTATTTCGAAAGGCTTCGCTACTGTGCTTCTGCAATCTAGCAAAAGCGCATGGTCTTTAATTCCAAACATGCTGGCATATTGATCCATAATACCACAATTTACACCAACGTAATTGTGTTCTGCTTTTTGTGAAATAAAAATCATTTCAGATTTTGAAAGTCCTAACAGGAACAATTCATTAAGTCCAAAAACCACACTGTTTTCTAAAGCAGCAGATGAAGACATCCCAGAGCCTGACGGTATATCGCCACTAAAAGCCATATTGAAATTAGGGACTTTTTTTCCTGTTTTTTGAATTTCGGAAATAACACCAAGAATATAATTTCCCCAGCTTTCTTTTGGTAACGGACTTACAGATGATGTTGAAAATTCTATCGAATCGTTTAAATCTAAAGCAATAACTTTTGAGGTTTCAGAATTACTTTTTTCAAAACCTGCAACAATACCTTTGTTTACCGCGGCAGGAAAAACAAACCCATCATTATAATCGGTATGTTCGCCTATAATATTTATTCTTCCAGGAGAAAATATAAGAAGCGGATTGGAATTAAAATGTTCGGTAAAATTTGATTTTACATTTGCAATGAGTTCTTTGTTCATACCTTATAATAGTTTGATGTTCCAGTTTAAATGGTAAGTTTCTGATGGGGTTAAAATTTGCAAGCCCATTTTATTATTAAAACTATCAGAAACACCTGTTGTAGGCTCTATGGCGATGGTATTTGCTCTTGGTGGCGTATATATTTGTAAAAAACTTTCTTTAGAAGTTGAATGGATTAAAACTTTATAGTCTGGCGTATTAAATTGAACTTCATTTGAATTCAAAATAAAACAATCATCAAGTTTTTTGTCTTCAATATTAAAAACTGAAGTATTTTCAATAGTTTTTGTACCAGTAGTTATACAACGTTCATCTAAAATTAATTGTTGGTTACTATCAAAATTTAATGAGCTTTCATACAGATTTTTACTAACAAAGTAAGGATGCCAGCCTAAAGTAAAAGGAAACGCTTTTGTATCGGTATTTGTAATTGAAACGTTTAAATCTAAAGTAGTATCTTTTAAAATATACTCTAGTTGTATGGTATAGGTATATGGAAACCCTTTTGATTCTAAAGTTTCATTATAAACTAAAGTGAGCGATGCTTGATGTTCTGTAGCCTCTTGTTTCACGATTTCAAATGTTTTGTCGAAAACAAGGCCGTGTAACGCGTTGTTATTGCCAGGTTCGTTAACAGGAAATGAAAACGTTTCGTTATTAAAAGTATATTCTCCATCTTTTATTCTATTGGCAAATGGAAATAAAATAGAAGAGGCGTAGGTGTTCTTATAATCGAGTGGTGTTAAATCTTCAATTAAAATTTTGTTGCCAAGCTTTAGTTCCTGCAAGCTAGCACCTAGGTTTAATAATATTTTTGCATAGCTTGTTTTATTAGCATTTTCAAGCTCAATAGCTTCTATGTTATTGTTGCTATTATGTTGTGGTTTAATTGTATACAATTTAGTTGGTTTTAAAAATTTAATACAAATATAGGGAGAAGTGTTATATTAATAAGCGTATTTTTAACGTTTATTTTTTTTGGCATAAAAAAAGCTCAACATACAGCCGAGCTTTTTTAAATTATGATTGATATTTTATTAATTTTTTTTCTGATACATTTTACTAAAAACAAGAAATAACACACCACATAATAACCATGCAGGTAAGGTTACAAATGATAAAAATATATCAAATTGAATTGAAATAAAGTAAAATAAACCGAAGCTTATAGCCCAAGCTAATAAAACCGATTTATTGAATTTAATGTTTGCATATTCTGCGTAGTTTTTAATGATTCCGAATTTTTTATCGAAAAAGTGTTCAAATACGATAACAGCACCAAAGGGCGCAAGAATAAATCCGTATAAAGCAACAAAACCTAATAATTGCATCGCAAAAGCGGGGAAAATTCCAGCGATGGTAGCTACTGTTCCAGCAATTATTGTCACCCAAAATGTAGAAACTTTAGGAATAATAGCCTGAAATGCTAAACCAGCTCTGTAAATAGTTGGGTTAGCTGTGGTCCAACCTGCCAATACTACGGCAACAATACCAAAGAAACCAATAGCGTTATAAGCTAATGGACCAGGGGCTACAGGAGGTGCTTCGCCATTAGAAATGAAAGTCATAGCTTCTGGTGATTTTAAATATACAGCATATAATAAAGCCGCCGCAATCCACGCCATATAATGCCCTACATACATACCAGCTGCTGTGGTCCATCCAGAGCTTGCTTTTTTTGCAAAACGAAATACCGATAAATCAGACATTCCAATATGCATGGCACCGTTGGCAAACCAAGACCATATTACAACATGCCAAAAAGTATATTTAATTTGTCCTGGAAAAGGCTCTCCACCTTCTCCCCAAATATCCCAGAACTGTGAGAAACTTGAAACGCCTAACTGACTTAAAGCAACTATTCCACAAGCGATAAAAGCAACCACTATAATTGGAGACATCCAGTTAGCTGCTTTGGAAACGGTATCGTAGCCCCTAGCAGCTATAATTGAGATAACAGCACCAATAAGTATAACTATAACAATCCATGTAAAGCCATTGGGCAACGTATCTGATAGTTTAGGCATAGGCATATCAAAAGGAATACCAACAGCGGTAGCCGAAACAGTAATCATAGAACCAGCTAAAAAGCAAAATAAAATACCATTTGCTAAGTTATATCCCGTAACTAAGTTTTTACCACAAATTTTTTCCAATTGATAGTATAATGTAAGCCTATTTTTAACAGCTATTTCAGCAGTTAAAAAACGCCAAGATAAAACCGCTAATAAATTACCTATTAAAAGCCCTATAATTAAATCGAAGGCACTTACACCAGCAGTTAAAAACAAAGGACCAATCATAAATTCAGTACCTGCTGCGTGCTCGCCAGCATACATACCTAAAAAGCTTTTCCAACTTTTTAATTTAGATTGTGGTACAGGAGTTCTTTCAAATTCTCCCCCAGCAATTTGTTCAATTGCATCTTCTTCTTGGTGATATTGTGTCATAGTTTTATTTTATTTAGTTGGTTCGTTTTATTTAAGCTAAAAATTTCTGTCGTAATTCTTCTACTTGGTTATCATTAATTGGTACCATATCACCCAGTGACGCACCTAATACTATTGATTTTGCACTAAATTCTGCAACTTCAAGGTAATCAAATGTTTGTAACAATTTATCACCAGTAATTAAAACAGAATCATTTTCAATGATTAAAGCAGTCGTACAATTTTCTGTTATTTTTGAATTTGTATTGGTTTTAAAATGGTCACCATATTTAACAGAAGGAATATCCTGTAGAAATATCCAACTTTCAGGAATGGTACGAACATTTAAATAAGACTTTGTAACTCCAAATGCCATTAAATAAGGTGATTGCGTCATAATGATTGAATTTACATTTGGATTTCTTTTGTAAATTTCTTGATGTATCCAAGTGGCTCTACTAGGTTTTTTACCTACTTCTCTTTTCCCATCTTTAATTTGAACAATATCCTCTAAATTCATATCCCATCGGCACACATCGGTAGGAGTTATTAAAAAGTCATTTCCTTTCCAACGCATGGAAACTGTTCCATATGAACTAATCATAAGTCCTTGTTGGCAAGAACGCTGTACAATTTTACAAATTGACAATCGTTTTTCTACTTCGTCAGATGGATGCGAGGTTGTTTCCATTTCTGGTAACATTTCGTTGTTTTGTGCTTCAAATGCATCTATTTGGCTATCGGTCAAATAGTTTGGAGTTCCAATTTGAGAACCATATAAAATAGTTCGAGCACAAAATTCTAGGGTTTCAAAACGTTCAAAAGCATCAGTTAAATCGGTACCGCCTAAAACGGTTCCATGGTTTTCCATAATAACTGCTTTAAAGCCTTTTTTAAATTCTTCAGCAATAATTTCACCTAATTTATTACTCCCAGGTAATTCGTATGTTGCATAACCAATAGGTCCGCAAATATGTTTAGCTTGAGAAATAATGTTTGTATTTGGTATTTGCCTAACTATGCTAAAAGAAACTAGCGCTGGGGGATGGGCATGTATTACCGATTTGATATCTGGCCTAACTTCATATATGGCTTTGTGAAATGGAAATTCTGAGGATGGTTTGTGTTTTCCAATAACAGTACCATCTTTTTTTACACAAATAATATCGGAAGCTCTTAGCGAACCTTTATCTATAGCCGATGGTGTTACCCAAATATCACCGTTATCATCGATTACAGAAATATTTCCACCAGATGTAGTGGTCATACCTCGTTGATAAATTCTACTAATTATTCGTGTAATTTGGTCTCTTGGGTGCTCTAATTTTATGTTTTTTGACATCTTTTCAGTTTTTTAAATAAAACATTTTGAAAAAATCAGTTGATATGATTTAACTA contains the following coding sequences:
- a CDS encoding UDP-glucose--hexose-1-phosphate uridylyltransferase, which gives rise to MNTDLQDYSHKRFNVLTGEWVLVSPHRAKRPWQGQNEAVNNEVRPSHDKSCYLCAGNTRINGEINPDYKDVFVFTNDFAALQTSSKSFNVNDGLLIAQSEQGICKVICFSPDHSKSLADMAPKDIEKVVLTWQKEYKELGENPLINYVQIFENKGAVMGCSNPHPHGQIWSQSTLPNEVYKKDLQQRNYFETNKASLLKNYISQELIQKERIIFENEAFVVLVPFWAIWPFETMIVPKKHQTSILDIENTESLLFAEAIAVITKAYDKLFNTSFPYSSGIHQAPTNGEANSHWHWHMSFYPPLLRSATVKKFMVGYEMFGSPQRDITPEIAAKMVRDLVG
- the galK gene encoding galactokinase, whose product is MNKELIANVKSNFTEHFNSNPLLIFSPGRINIIGEHTDYNDGFVFPAAVNKGIVAGFEKSNSETSKVIALDLNDSIEFSTSSVSPLPKESWGNYILGVISEIQKTGKKVPNFNMAFSGDIPSGSGMSSSAALENSVVFGLNELFLLGLSKSEMIFISQKAEHNYVGVNCGIMDQYASMFGIKDHALLLDCRSTVAKPFEINFDGYELMLINTNVKHSLSDSAYNDRRSVCENTSKLLGIKALRDATEKDLESIKDKLTEEDFQKALFVIQENQRAELASKAMTEGNLVTLGQLIYGSHEGLQNQYQVSCDELDFLVEQAKLNASILGARMMGGGFGGCTINLIASHAVEAFKEHIAKAYKTKFNKECSIYSVELSDGTGVINA
- a CDS encoding aldose 1-epimerase; this translates as MYTIKPQHNSNNNIEAIELENANKTSYAKILLNLGASLQELKLGNKILIEDLTPLDYKNTYASSILFPFANRIKDGEYTFNNETFSFPVNEPGNNNALHGLVFDKTFEIVKQEATEHQASLTLVYNETLESKGFPYTYTIQLEYILKDTTLDLNVSITNTDTKAFPFTLGWHPYFVSKNLYESSLNFDSNQQLILDERCITTGTKTIENTSVFNIEDKKLDDCFILNSNEVQFNTPDYKVLIHSTSKESFLQIYTPPRANTIAIEPTTGVSDSFNNKMGLQILTPSETYHLNWNIKLL
- a CDS encoding purine-cytosine permease family protein; this encodes MTQYHQEEDAIEQIAGGEFERTPVPQSKLKSWKSFLGMYAGEHAAGTEFMIGPLFLTAGVSAFDLIIGLLIGNLLAVLSWRFLTAEIAVKNRLTLYYQLEKICGKNLVTGYNLANGILFCFLAGSMITVSATAVGIPFDMPMPKLSDTLPNGFTWIVIVILIGAVISIIAARGYDTVSKAANWMSPIIVVAFIACGIVALSQLGVSSFSQFWDIWGEGGEPFPGQIKYTFWHVVIWSWFANGAMHIGMSDLSVFRFAKKASSGWTTAAGMYVGHYMAWIAAALLYAVYLKSPEAMTFISNGEAPPVAPGPLAYNAIGFFGIVAVVLAGWTTANPTIYRAGLAFQAIIPKVSTFWVTIIAGTVATIAGIFPAFAMQLLGFVALYGFILAPFGAVIVFEHFFDKKFGIIKNYAEYANIKFNKSVLLAWAISFGLFYFISIQFDIFLSFVTLPAWLLCGVLFLVFSKMYQKKN
- a CDS encoding class II aldolase/adducin family protein — protein: MSKNIKLEHPRDQITRIISRIYQRGMTTTSGGNISVIDDNGDIWVTPSAIDKGSLRASDIICVKKDGTVIGKHKPSSEFPFHKAIYEVRPDIKSVIHAHPPALVSFSIVRQIPNTNIISQAKHICGPIGYATYELPGSNKLGEIIAEEFKKGFKAVIMENHGTVLGGTDLTDAFERFETLEFCARTILYGSQIGTPNYLTDSQIDAFEAQNNEMLPEMETTSHPSDEVEKRLSICKIVQRSCQQGLMISSYGTVSMRWKGNDFLITPTDVCRWDMNLEDIVQIKDGKREVGKKPSRATWIHQEIYKRNPNVNSIIMTQSPYLMAFGVTKSYLNVRTIPESWIFLQDIPSVKYGDHFKTNTNSKITENCTTALIIENDSVLITGDKLLQTFDYLEVAEFSAKSIVLGASLGDMVPINDNQVEELRQKFLA